One segment of Setaria viridis chromosome 4, Setaria_viridis_v4.0, whole genome shotgun sequence DNA contains the following:
- the LOC117853870 gene encoding auxin-responsive protein IAA21: protein MAPPQERDYIGLSPATAATELRLGLPGTEEAEGGEAAAGTPLTLELLPKGGAKRGFADAIVQRESAARGKAPAEDDEEDKKKAQAPAAKAQVVGWPPIRSYRKNTMAMNQGCLYVKVSMDGAPYLRKVDLKMYNNYKELSLALEKMFSSFTVGDNESNGKSGREGLSGCRLMDHKNGTELVLTYKDKDGDWMLVGDVPWRMFTGSCRRLRIMKGSDAVGLAPRATEKGKNDN, encoded by the exons ATGGCGCCGCCACAGGAGCGGGACTACATCGGGCTGTCGCCGGCAACGGCGGCCACGGAGCTGCGCCTGGGACTGCCGGGcacggaggaggcggagggcggcgaggcAGCGGCGGGGACGCCGCTTACACTGGAGCTGCTTCCCAAGGGAGGGGCCAAGCGCGGGTTCGCGGACGCCATCGTACAGCGGGAGTCGGCGGCAAGGGGCAAGGCGCcggcggaggacgacgaggaggacaaGAAGAAGGCGCAGGCGCCGGCGGCAAA GGCACAGGTGGTAGGATGGCCACCAATCCGCAGTTACAGAAAGAACACCATGGCGATGAACCAGGGTTGCCTCTATGTCAAGGTTAGCATGGATGGTGCGCCATACCTCAGGAAGGTAGACCTTAAGATGTACAACAACTACAAAGAGCTCTCCCTAGCACTGGAGAAGATGTTCAGTTCCTTCACTGTTG GTGATAATGAATCTAATGGGAAATCAGGAAGAGAAGGATTATCTGGTTGCCGACTGATGGATCATAAAAATGGGACTGAACTTGTGCTCACATATAAGGACAAGGATGGAGATTGGATGCTTGTTGGTGATGTCCCGTGGAG AATGTTCACGGGCAGCTGTAGGAGGCTCAGGATCATGAAGGGCTCAGATGCAGTGGGCCTTG CTCCCAGAGCCACTGAGAAGGGCAAGAATGATAACTAG